In the Balaenoptera acutorostrata chromosome 16, mBalAcu1.1, whole genome shotgun sequence genome, GAGATCCCAGCAGCACCTCCATGCCTCCTCTCACCCCTAAGCGTGTCTGGGGTACAGGCCTCACTGATGGCCTCGGCCACAGTCGGAACATTCCCATGGGGAGAAGATGCTCTCTGGGCAGAGGTAGACACTGACATGTCACCCAGAGCCCCTGGGTGAGAAAAGCCCTGGGCACCATCTTCTCTGGGTTGACTGTCTCGGCGAGATGTTTCCTGGTGCTGTCTTCCAGAAGGAATTCTGTCGTCTTGAACTGCGTCCCCTTCTCCATGGCTCTGGGGAGCCAAGGGCAAGTCAGCATCGGGGATCTCTGGAGAAGTCACCTGTGAAGACAGACCCGAAGCTGATTCCTGCCGGCCGCTTTCCTGCTGTGAGTGGGCCTGGCTTCCAAGCCCCGGCCAGccttccccagccccctctgGCTTCTTGCTTTCTGTCAGCATCTGTGGAGGCCCACTCATTTCCTTCCCCACACTGGCACCTGGCAGGCTCTGCTCTGCAGCTGGCCATGCCGGCCCCGGCAGCTTTTCTGGAGCTGGATCCTGGGGACCCAGACGAGAAATCTCAGCCTCTACAGCCAGCTCTTGCTGCTTCTCCTTTGACTGTACCCAGAGTCCGGCAGGAGTGGTGGGGAGAGACGCGATGGCCACTCCTTGAGTCCCATCTGGAAGCTTCTCTGGGCTTGGCGTGGCGAGGTCCTTGCCCATCACACTCTTCCCGGCTCCTGCCTTTTCTCCCAGTGTGCTCTGGGGCCGATCGGCGGTCAGGGCTCCAAGCACAGACTTCTCAAAGATCTTGGTGATGTGctccctgaagtcagggagcccagCGATCATACTGGTCTGCCTGGAGCTGGCGTCTACACCAGCTGATGCTCCCTTCCTGGGATCCTTGGAAGGGTCTACCATCCTCTCCCCACTGCGCTCTCTCTCCCTTGCTGCATCACCTGCCGTGCTCTCCTCACTGGCAAGGTGTGCTGAAAGTTCACTGGGCTTGGCACTTGCCCCGGGAGCTCTTGACCCTTTCTGCTCCTCTGCGGTCTGCTTACCCTTGGCCAGAAGTGGCACCCTGTCCAGGTAGGGCACGGAGTCCACGGGTCCCTCAAAGGTCCCAGCTTTGGGGCTTCCGCTGCTGGCTGGCACGGCAGAGGTTTCCTCACCTGCAGCTCCTGGTTGCCCGAGGGGGGCAGGGGAGTCACACGGTACCTTCGTGGAGGAGGCATTTTCCAAGACAAGCAGGGGCTCCCGTGTGGGACAAGGGCTTTCACCAGGAGCTCTGAGGCCTTGAGGTGAAAGAGCTTTCACGCCACTGTCTTCTGCCCCTTTCCTGGCAGCGCTCTCCATATGCAGGTAAGGAGTTTCAGGAGTAGCCTCTTCTGGTGGCCTGGACGACAGGAGCCTCTTTGGGTCGGGGACAGCCTGGGCTGCAGAAATATCCACCACGCTCCTGGGAATCGCACCCAGCTCTCTGGCTGGCAGCAAGGCATCCTGGGAGCTGGCGGAGGGTTGCTCAGCTTGGCAGGGCTCACCTAGGGCACAGGTAGAAGCTTCCTCCCCAGGGGAGGGGCACTGGTCTGTTGGGAGGAAGCCACCACTCCGAGCAGCTTCTCCTGGCTCCCCCGGAGCCCGTTGTGTCCCCAGGTCTCCTCCATCAGCGTTCCCACCAATCTCAGCAGTCCCACCACCCGCACCTTGATGCTCGGCTGATGGGACACTTTCAAGAAGCTTTTGGGCCTCTGCATCCGTGGCAGTAGGACACTCCATTTCCTTCTCTGGGGCTAACCCTGATTGCCGCCTGCCCTCCTGGGTTTCACCACCGGCCTCACTCTCTGGGGCCTCCTGGGTGGATGCGACTCTGGGGCCGGCAGGTGCTGGAGCTGGTGGGCAGCGAGCTGCCTTCAGGAGAGCTACTGAATCAGGCCGACAAGGCGGGGCCCCCACTGTGCTCCCACTTGCCTTCTCTGTCTTACCCGAGTCCTGGAGCGGGGGCCAAGCGTCAGCTGCTTCCGAAATGCCTGCATCCCCGAGACATGCCTCTTCATGCTGGCTGCCAGCTTTCAGCCCATCAACCAGCTCCTGCTGGGACTTGTTTGGCCCCTGTCCAGCACAGCAACTCTCCTTTCTGCTCAAGCTACGTGCAAGAGCAGAGTCTTGTAAGGTGTCTGCTGCAGGAGGTGGGCCCCTGGACAGCTGACTGCCACTGCATTCTCCCTCTTGCCCATTCCCGCCTAGTGCAGACAACTCCAGTCTCTTTGGTGCTGACAACTCCGACGGCTCTGTCGTACGATTCTCCGGAACTGTGTGCCCGGGAGCTGAACTTGGAGCATCAGACAGACTGCCCTTGGGGAGCTCACTTTGAAGTTCTGATTCAGAAGCCTGTTCCTTTGCTCCGTGAGTGGGCAAGCTCACATCTTCCCGAGGTTCCACAGGAATGTGGGTTTGGGGAGAGTCTGCACCCAGGTTCTGAAACTCTGCATCACCTGGGGAAGTCTCTTTCTCGCTTTCGCACTGTTGGGACTTCTCCCTGAGCGTTTCAGAGATGGATGCTTCTGGGTCCGTTTGGGACTGCTGGAGACGGTTCTCAGAATACAGCGAGGGCCTCTCAGATGCAGCTACTCGTATCCCGCTGTCCCCTGGGCAGGACAGGTTCTCCTGCTGACCTTGCTCCGGGCCGAGGGTCGTGAGCCCACAGTCCACTGCCAAGTTCTCCTCCGCAGGGGGAGGTGGCCCATCGGTGTGGACTTCCTGTCCAGCTGCATCACGCCCCAGCCCATGGGCGTGGGGCGGTGTCAGCAAGCCCTCCCCTTCACAGCTGCCGGGCCTCTGTACGGATGGGTGGCTCCTCGTCTTTATTTCAGATTTGCCCTCCGCCTCCTGGGCTTTGGGGATGACCTCTGTAGCGGAAGTTGACAGGAAATCCGATTTCTCTGATTCTAAAGCAGGAAGAGGGTCCATTCTTCCCAATCCCCGCACATCCTGAAAGGTGTCAGAATACTTGGTCTGCAGTCCTGGCCCCTCCCGGACAGCTCCCTCGGGAAAAACGTGTTTACCGGCTCCATCCGGCCCAGAGGGTGGGATGGGATCCGGCTCGTGGAGCTGGTGCAGTGAAGCAGATGCATGGACCACTTGGGCTTCTTCCATCATCCCACAGGCCACCGAGCTCCAAGCTGCATCTTCTGACGGAGAGCCGGGCCTGTCCACGTGCCCGGGGGCCTCCTCTCTGAGCGGCTGTGCTGAGGCCCTGCTGGGAAGGCTGCTGCTCTCCACACCGCCAGTTAGCTGTGAAGCCTCATCCTCTTCCACCTTTGGGTCAGGCTTGCAGCCGCAGGCTTCGGGTTGCTCTCCCTGAAGGTTCCCAGGATCTGCACCCTCAGGTGGCTCTGGGGCTGCTTCCTGGCCTCTAGGGTCGGCCCCAGGCAGTGTGCTTTCCTTAGCCACAGCTGGACCTTCAGGGGCTTTGGCTTCATCCTTTGGCCCCAGTGACCTTCTGACACTTTCATCTGATGcaccaggagggggaaggggcagaaCCCCTTGTTGGACCTCGTGGCTTTGCTCCCTCTTCCAgagctcttccctctcctccgGGGGTGAAGGAGCAGGAACCTCTCTGGGGCCTCCTTCTGGACCCTCTCCCTCTCCTGCGAGGTCTGATGCGTGCTTCTCCTGCCCTGCCAACCCTGCTTCTGCCTGCTCTTTAGCCAGGTCTGTAAGAACAGGCCTCGCAGCATCGGAAATCATCTCCCTGGGTTGttctgcagcagcagaggcccgAGCAGCTGGCTGTGAAGTGAGGCTTGAAGCTGGATCCGTTTCCTCAGTCGCTGCGTGTGGGGCAGGCTCGGGGCTCACAAGCAAGCCCCCCTCGGGCTGGTCACCTGCCGTCACACAGACAGCTTGTCGGGGCTCGGCTCCTCGCCTCCCTGTCTGCAAGTGACCCCGAGCATCCGGGGCATCCAGAGTCTCCTCCCAAGAGCCCTTGGCCCCCGGCGCCAGGGCAGGACCCAGTGACTCCCAGGGCAGCTCTGTGGGCGGCGGATGCGCTCCCATTTGCTGCGGGCAGCTTTCCCGGGCAGCGACCTTCGCTTCGGCTTCTTGGGCCGCCCCTGAACCACTCCCGCTGGGAGGGCAGGTCCTGAGGAATCCCGAGTCATCGGTGAAATCCTGAGGCGGCCCCTCCACTTGGCATTTAGGGGCTGGATCTTGCGGGGTCGGGTTCTCGGGTTTTGGGGGGGACTCTTCCAGGCCGGCTGAGCTCTCTTGGCCTGGTTGGGCTGCAGCAGGGGCCATGGGGGCTCCCCGCCCAGACTCTGGCAGGGGAAagccacctgcagcctctttcccttGGGACTCAAAACCACCAGGCCAGCCATCCTCTCCACACAGCTGCACCTTCATCGGCTCTCGAGGAGCAGCTGGTGAAATTCCCGGCGACTGGTCAATGGAACTGGAGGAAGACAGTTTCTGCCCCTCATCTTCCTTCGGTCCTCTCTCTCTTCTGGCGCTGGGGGCGATTGCAACCACCCTGGGCTGAGTAGAACCGTCCATCCCAGGGACCAAGGCTGCTGGGCCGTATCCTGGGGCATTTGGGGAAGGTTCCCTCTGGGGGTGTTGAGCCAGGGGACAATCTTCAGGTTCCGCTGCTGGGCTTGCCAAGCAACCTTCTGGGGCACCCTCGGCAAAGGGCACGGAGGCCAAGGGACTCCCCTGCTCCCAGGGCTCCGGTGGGCTGGGCAGTGGAGAATCTTCTTGGCCCCTGGCTTCCCGTGGGTGCTTCCTTGGCTCAGTCACCTCTGGGGACACGATGCAGGGATACGGGCTGGTAGCACCCTCAGAAGTGGAGCAGGAACCTCCGTGCCCGACGCTGCCaacaatgaaaacatttattgttttatcAGTTCTCATGGATGCCAAGGATAGAGCCACAGCCCAGGCAAAATCCCTCCATGCTTCTCCCCACTAAAGGCCACAACACACACCATCCTCGTGCATCTCGTTCCTCTCCATGAAGAGACCCCCcgccccaatcccacccctcctgTAACCATGACATGTGCCCTCACTCTCTGCAAAAATTAGTGCAGAAAATCTCAAACATTCAATCTGAGGCTTTCCATGCTGGTCAGTAGTGAATCGGGAAATATGGAAACTAATTCATAATTGTCTACAATGCAGGAAACTcagaacatttttaataaatataaaccaTGATAGAGAATTTGGATGAGCTCTGTGTAGTTTACAAAGAGGTCCTGAACACTTCTGGGGATCCTTAGATGTtcaggaaaaaggcaaaaatggGCAAAGCCATGCTTTGAAATAAAGAGCTATTCTTGACAAAAAGTTAACTTGATTCTTTACATTCAGCGGGTGGTACTGTGAGGCATAATCCAAAAATCAATTCTATTTAGCTGTGGAATTTCTGCATATGACCTACATATAAAATTCCTGGGAGCTGAATTACCTTCCTACCCATATGTGTCTCAGCTTCAACTTACTTTGCTGtacaatgtataaagaaaaaCTGTGAACATGCAGGAAACTTGGGGGAATATGGCTCAGAGTCATGGACTTGCTATAGATCATCAACTATCCAGTTATTGTAAAATAGCTTATCACATGCCATATTTAGAACGTGTTTCTCAattctatatagtttttttttctatatagttTTAATtaggtgtattttttaaatttaaaagcaataTACGGCCAatacaaaattttgaaaatgtagaaaaaatgcTTGCCACCTGAAGTGTTCTagtgaatttcctttttttcctacaCAACTCTTTAGGGGGtgcaatttttgttatttttacataGCTGTGATTCTATATACTTTTACGATCATATATCTTTCAGTATCAAAAGAAATTGCTCAAGGCAAAGTTAACAGAAGTATGGTTTTTCTAAGGCTTTTACCATGTTCTTTGAAATTATTACAGGGAGGAAAATTTATGGCATCTTCCTGTAActattacatacacacatattcacaTATTCATAGACCCACAGTGTTTTGGATACGACCAGAGGAAAGAGTCTATTCTACATGTCCACTACCAAAATCCTATCTTTCCATGCAGGGCAACGCATATACATCCGTTTATGAGAGATGCATATAGTGGGAAGATGAAGTCCATTTCTGTTCAAATTTAGAAAtatgtgttatggactgaattgtgtccatctaaaaatccatatgttgaagtcctaatctataatgtgactgtatttggacacGGGGCCTTTAAGGAGGTTAATTAcggttaagtgaggtcataagaGGGAGGTCCTAACCCAGTAACACTGaagtccttataagaagaggaagggacaccAGGAGTCGCTCACACAGACAAGAAGGCCATGAGCGGATGCAGCAAGAAGGCGCcacctgcaagccaagaagaaaggtctcaccagaaaccaaccctccGGCCCCCTCACCTTGGAATTCcctaactgaaaaaataaatttctgccattgaagccacccagtctgtggtcttCTGTTATGGCAGTGTGAACAGACTAATACAATAGGTATATTGGGCATTTATTGTACTATCCTTTCAACATTTTTAAGGTTTCaaaatttccaaaatgaaaagcTGGGAAAATAATAATGGATGAAATTTATTGGACATCagtgctttacatggattatctcatttaaccctacCAATAGCCACGCAAAATGGATATTATCActgccattttgcagataagaaccctgagaacagagaggttaagcttGAATCTGTTGGGCCATAATCTTCTTATTCACTCTATGCTGCctccaaaaataaaaacttccatGGAGGGGGACAATGTTTGTGTCcccaaaattcaaatgttgaaaactaatccccaaggtgatggtattaggagatggggtctttgggaggtgattaggtcatgaaggtgaaGCCCCCATgaagggattagtgcccttgtaaaagagACCCAAGAGAGtttccttgccccttctgccttGTAAGGACGCAGAGAGGAGACGTCCATCTGTGAACTCGAAAATGGACCCTCCCCAGACAtggaatctgctggcaccttgatgttagatttccagcctccagaaccacaagaaataaatgtctgtcattaagccatccagtctatggtatttttataGCAGGCTGAACAAACTGAGACAGAGGGCGAAAGGCTCTTTACCTGGCTCCATTCCAGCCTCTTGCCAAGCCCCTCACCTATGAAATGTACATGACATCATATGACATCCTTGAAGGAGGTGTGTACACATGTCACCACACTAGTTGTCCTGATTTAATGCTTGTTCCTGCACATATGACATTGCAAATATTTCAGATGGACCCAAGAAAGAGAGTTGGCTACTATCTCAACCAGATTAGCACTTTCAGACCAAAAAGCAAGGCTGACaagagcaaagaagagaaaactcAGAGGGTAAGTTATGTGAATCCCTCCAATCCTCACATGGTCATGAGGACAGACGTGCCCACGGAGAGCCCTGGCCCCATGCTGACTGACATGTGTGAAACCACCAGGTGTGCAGGTAACGTGCCTTGGCCTGGTCTCTGCAGAGCAGCATTTCTGGAAATCAATGGATTGTTCCAGAACCAGCAACTCTGCACTCTTGAATCTGgccattttccttttaataagCTCTTTACACTGAATTGTGTCCCAATCTTTAACTAGGGTGCCAAACTGTTTAGTAGCTAATGAGATCAATGGTGTGTAATTCATAAATGAAGTGCTCCTATTTATGTCTGCTTGTTCAAGAAGCGCAGAACACAGCCCCTCTGCGCtggtaacaaaacaaacaaagcagcTCTGTTGTCCTGTCTCTGACAGCAGCTGCTAGCTCAGGAGAGTGTGTGGCTTTCCTTCAGGCTGCCTGAAGTCAGGACCATCTGGGGACGAGGTGACAAATTCACTCAGTTTGGGCACCTTGAAAGCCTGCAGGTCCTTGGAGACAGCAACTAGGAACACATCTCCCAGAGTGTGAGCATACGACTCCATTCAAAATAAGGACCCAGCCTTGGTTTATTTTGCCTAAGCTGGGCACCAGCAATCTCTGTGATTGCCCATCAGAAGCCAATTTTTAAAACCAGATTAAAGCCACTCACCACGAGCAGATTTGCCCAAGGGCAGGAAAAATTCTAAGAACTCATCTGTGAGGGCTCTGCGTTAATGGAAGCTTCCATAATGTCCTTTTGTGCTGCAAGATTGAATCACAATGTGTAGGACGGAGGTTCAGCTCAGAATCCAAAGGCAAGCTCTTGTGGGCTGGGCAGCGTGTTCTCAATGGAAGGCTTTCAGCCCAAAGTGGGCGCAGCCTTTGAATTGAGGAGGGGAGGGCACAGCCTCCCCGGTGCAGACCAGACGTCCCCAGCCAACAAAGCAAGAGGCATGGGGTGTGGAGACCTGGGAGGAGGGGTGATTTGCTGCAGCGAAGGTCTAAGCAGAGGATGGAGATGCAGAAAATGTCCTCCCCACCATCGTAGCTGGAGACCATCACATCCAGATGGGTTCCTAAATGAACAGCTCTGAAGACACACACTCAAGCCAAGTAGGAATGCTTGAAAAGAGGAAGGAGGCTGGTGCAGGGAAAAACAAGCATGCCCCTGCACTACCAAGCTTTAAGGGAACCAGCAAAACCATAAAGCAAAATCGTCAAGATGGAGAGTCGCCACTGACTGAGCATTTACTAAGGCCAAGCCCGTGCTAAGCACTTCAGTTATGATTACATTTaatccacacagcagccaggcaGAGTGGATGCCCCCCACTgcacaaatgaagaaatattcaCAGAGAGGTTCAAGACCAGACCCGGGTCGCACGTGGAGCTCCCATGGCAAAGCAAGATCAAGCCCCGCCTGGCTCCAGGACCCTGCTGTCTCCTGCTTCCCTGTACTTGCTGGCCTCGTCTCTCCTGGACCAATGCAGCAGCCTCTTCTCCCACCCACTCTGGCCTGTGCATTCTGTTCTCCAGGCTGCAGCCAGAGCAATGGCTTAGAAATGAAAGCCTGACCCTGTCACCCTCATGGGAAGACTCTACGGTGGTGGCTTCACTTTGCAATCAGCTGTGCCCCCAGCCTACCTTTCCGGCTTCGTCCCACACAGAGCTCCCCATCCCTGAATTTTCCTGGAGCTGGagctctcctgctcctccctgcGTATCTCAGCCCCAATCTTCACTTTTCAATGAAGCCTCCCTGGACTGGCCTCTGGGATCAGATCTCCTTCTACAGCCCTACATAGTGAGGGCACTAGTCACAGCTGCCATCAAAAAGGATGACCATTTCTCCCACTGGAGTATAATGGAGACTGGGTCTTGCCTCTTTTCAATATTGTATCGCCAGTGCTTGGCATACTGCAAACATTGAATATATGAATGCatgagtagatggatggatgggtgaagggatggatggatggttgggtggatgatggatggaaggatggatgggtggatgggtgaagggatggacagatggatggatggatggatggacaaataCAACTAAATGCAAATCAAGGATTCTAAATATGCAGAAATGCTCCCAAATTCTGGTTGTTTGACTTGAAGATTAGGAAAGTTCTTTTCTTCCATACAATCACAGCACTCTAGTGATCTGTTAGTCCAAACCTCTCATGTTACaggaatgaggaaactgaggcccaggaaaggCAAAGTACTTTTGTTTTAATACCTCTGCCAAAGAAATGAGGTTAAGGCAGCACTACTCAACCAAATGTCCCTTTGCGCACTGGTGGGTCTGATAAGTTAGGGGGTACACTGCAAGTGATCTGTTATTAATTATAAAGCACGGAAGTCTGCGAATGATTTGTAATTTTCATAAATTAGTCTAATTCAAAAGATGATAAGGTGTCCCCACAGAACATCGTCTCTGTTACTCATTTTGCATTCTGCTGCAGTTTCTGGAAAAGGAAGGCATGGGGCCGAGGGAGATCCAGCAAGTTAGACCACAGACCCTGGGGACTACCTGTCCTCAAACACGGCTAAcggctggggctggggtgagggcacGGGGGCTGTGGGCGCTCCTCAGCTTCTGCATCATGACTTGGCCCACAAATTAGGGGCTTTTCTGACACTTCTGAGTTCTCTGAGAAGTCTGACACTTCCGCCCTATTCTCCACTCCCTTTGGGTCGTCGCCCCAGGAAGTGAGGCTTCTCTGATTGGTTAGATGGGGAAGGCAGCCCCCCCGTAGGTCCAGTCTTCCCATGGGTGGGAGTTAAGGTGCTCAAGGTCACTGAGATGAGCTCACCCACAGTGCAGCCCCTCTCCCCGCTGCCTGCATGTAGCAAGCTCGCTGGGGCCAGCCCTCCCCGCCCTTCAGGGCAGCCTGCCCTGGCACACAGCCTGGCGCTGGTGGGAGCTGATTCCCAGCACAGTATGCCGAGCCCCTGGTTGGCTCTTCCTCTGGGCCAGCCTCGCCAGTGATCAAGCtggtttccttctccctctctgactCCGGCCATCTTCTTCACAATTGATTCAGAATCTGCTGTGaccactgaccttcaacaccccctgaaaggagttcagggtggagatcaggaatgaggcactctgtgctctgggaaaaactggcagaacagatcttcagatagttagatattttcaggaggaGGTTTTACGAGCCCCAtgtcttgcatctcctcatatctagaaaagcactaaaatcatgaaCGGAGACAcgtgctcctcgtgactagcagcagCCTCCTGCTGAGACGTGTGCTTGGCTGCACGCACCCCCTTCACTGACGTCATATGTAACACTGACCTTGCCCCCCGCCTCttcggagcagttcctcagagctctctgagaggctgtctcccgggctgtagtcctcattttgccccaaataaaacttcacCCACAACTCCAACGTTGTGCATTTTCTTTAAGTCAACAATGggatgaataaaaaatatatttttaacggACGCCGTAACTGCTCACTTAGGTTGAGTCCTACACTGTGAGATGGATCGCCATTCCAGAACCTTCAGAGAAGGAATTTACATGCTGAGTGATCTGTGCAGAGCAAAGGACTCTCAAGTTAATAAGGATATGACAGCCGCCATGCTTTAACAACTATAACATGGTATTTCACGTAGAAAGGCACCTCCTCAGAAACTTCTTTGCGGTCCCGAGCAGATTAGGTCCAATCCACACTCACAGCCCTAACTCGTCCAAACAACGCTCCCTATATGGATGCCAGCGAGGCTGCTGACCTTGGCAGCCCTGTCAGACTCAGCTTTGTATTTTAAATCcagtgttaactcttttctgtgCTCCTTCtgcattagaaaaaagaaagaccacAATGCTTAAGCAATCCATgcagtaaatgaaagaaaattattcgTAGGTTCTAAAGAGTTATTGGaggaaagggtgtgtgtgtgctgggggttGGATGAAACACCAAAGCATCCTTAGTATTCAGCCTGTACTTTGCCACATGAACTTTTATTTGACTTCAAGGTCAAGGTGTTGGTCCACTCTTGAGACTTCATTAACCAGCATAACGAGGGCATAGGCACAGGCAACTGAATtccaaagaaaattcaaaaactgTCCCCTAACCAATTTTTTTCAGCAACCCTCATGTGGGTGTTGACCAAACTGTGTGGTTCCCAGCCTCAGTGCTGGGCTTGGAGTGTGACCCCCAAGCCTTCCCTGTAGCTGGAATGAACTCCATGTCTCctccttctgtctgtctgtcactGTATCTCAAATGTATGTAGATATTAtcacaagaaaacagaaattcatttAAATGCATTTCTGGCATAATAATTACTTTTGATCGGTTGGATGTTGCTTAATGATCAATTaccaaaaataaaactacaatccCATTAGAGGAGGCATctgggttttctgtttgtttgtctgtttttaatctAATAAGATATTTATTGAAGAAGATAAGTAAGATGTGATCACAAAGTGAGATTTCCATAAATGTTATTCACAATAAGTAATCAAATGTCTTTAGTGTTGTATACaggtagtttttttgtttgtttgtttgtttggttttttacatttatatatattcgttttcagattcttttccattataggttattataagatactgagtagatttccctgtgatatacagtaggtccttgtcgtttccttactttatatatagtagtgtgtatatgttaaccccaaattcctaatttatccaccctccccaccccccagtatcctctttggtaaccataaatttgttttctagagGCATCTGCTTTTATTcacaataaagatttttaaaattctaataagCACAAATCAAGGAATTgggtagagggacttccctggaggtccagtgggtgagactgcACACTCCCAATGCTCTC is a window encoding:
- the TACC2 gene encoding transforming acidic coiled-coil-containing protein 2 isoform X3 translates to MGNENSTSGNQRTSLARSPGSVERPGNSQSAERKPEEKPRSNDHGDLPSVGHGGSCSTSEGATSPYPCIVSPEVTEPRKHPREARGQEDSPLPSPPEPWEQGSPLASVPFAEGAPEGCLASPAAEPEDCPLAQHPQREPSPNAPGYGPAALVPGMDGSTQPRVVAIAPSARRERGPKEDEGQKLSSSSSIDQSPGISPAAPREPMKVQLCGEDGWPGGFESQGKEAAGGFPLPESGRGAPMAPAAAQPGQESSAGLEESPPKPENPTPQDPAPKCQVEGPPQDFTDDSGFLRTCPPSGSGSGAAQEAEAKVAARESCPQQMGAHPPPTELPWESLGPALAPGAKGSWEETLDAPDARGHLQTGRRGAEPRQAVCVTAGDQPEGGLLVSPEPAPHAATEETDPASSLTSQPAARASAAAEQPREMISDAARPVLTDLAKEQAEAGLAGQEKHASDLAGEGEGPEGGPREVPAPSPPEEREELWKREQSHEVQQGVLPLPPPGASDESVRRSLGPKDEAKAPEGPAVAKESTLPGADPRGQEAAPEPPEGADPGNLQGEQPEACGCKPDPKVEEDEASQLTGGVESSSLPSRASAQPLREEAPGHVDRPGSPSEDAAWSSVACGMMEEAQVVHASASLHQLHEPDPIPPSGPDGAGKHVFPEGAVREGPGLQTKYSDTFQDVRGLGRMDPLPALESEKSDFLSTSATEVIPKAQEAEGKSEIKTRSHPSVQRPGSCEGEGLLTPPHAHGLGRDAAGQEVHTDGPPPPAEENLAVDCGLTTLGPEQGQQENLSCPGDSGIRVAASERPSLYSENRLQQSQTDPEASISETLREKSQQCESEKETSPGDAEFQNLGADSPQTHIPVEPREDVSLPTHGAKEQASESELQSELPKGSLSDAPSSAPGHTVPENRTTEPSELSAPKRLELSALGGNGQEGECSGSQLSRGPPPAADTLQDSALARSLSRKESCCAGQGPNKSQQELVDGLKAGSQHEEACLGDAGISEAADAWPPLQDSGKTEKASGSTVGAPPCRPDSVALLKAARCPPAPAPAGPRVASTQEAPESEAGGETQEGRRQSGLAPEKEMECPTATDAEAQKLLESVPSAEHQGAGGGTAEIGGNADGGDLGTQRAPGEPGEAARSGGFLPTDQCPSPGEEASTCALGEPCQAEQPSASSQDALLPARELGAIPRSVVDISAAQAVPDPKRLLSSRPPEEATPETPYLHMESAARKGAEDSGVKALSPQGLRAPGESPCPTREPLLVLENASSTKVPCDSPAPLGQPGAAGEETSAVPASSGSPKAGTFEGPVDSVPYLDRVPLLAKGKQTAEEQKGSRAPGASAKPSELSAHLASEESTAGDAARERERSGERMVDPSKDPRKGASAGVDASSRQTSMIAGLPDFREHITKIFEKSVLGALTADRPQSTLGEKAGAGKSVMGKDLATPSPEKLPDGTQGVAIASLPTTPAGLWVQSKEKQQELAVEAEISRLGPQDPAPEKLPGPAWPAAEQSLPGASVGKEMSGPPQMLTESKKPEGAGEGWPGLGSQAHSQQESGRQESASGLSSQVTSPEIPDADLPLAPQSHGEGDAVQDDRIPSGRQHQETSRRDSQPREDGAQGFSHPGALGDMSVSTSAQRASSPHGNVPTVAEAISEACTPDTLRGERRHGGAAGISETQNALGTQSTLEPRAGEVAEAPLEPGLGAEAAGQAEGDVTWSTAETGAHVSDDLPEAGTTRTFSAAACASALPGSRGDPGCSEGALRMEAAAAPSGDSPAGHPQAEEQPGPELPAPAGDGKVRVSSPPEPDEVRDLKLQSLDPEALDAERKSSGPGPSTLPLVPEKDAPNVVGEVISDETRSAGGAESASQFGPATLQALSSSICSPVVDDVIQPAALEDLENPLLAAFSPHGDVSGWVSTDLTAQSTPPAAARVDLTPPASEHASLPSAPAGDAHASLPSTAAGDGVEASIPSCQGLAKDLSRSSDSEEAFETPESTTPVKAPPAPPPPPSEVVPEPEVSAPPPPEEAGCGSEPVCVPDGPRSSSVEGSPFRPPTHSFSSVFDEDKPIASSGTYNLDFDNIELVDNFQTLEPRSSDSKNQDCKVNSRRKSTDSVPISKSTLSRSLSLQASDFDGASCSGSPEAAAPAPDAHSTGSSSASSTLKRTKKPRPPSLKKKQTTKKPPETPPVKETQQEPAEESPDPSEENRIAEAKTESAKTEGSGPTLSEEAPVEPAAVPKAACPLDSEGAEGAIPPASGGGRVQNSPPIGRKTLSPATAPEVVEVSPLDSGGQEDSPAKGLSVRLEFDYSEDKGSWDTQQENPPPTKKTGKKPVAKMPLRRPKMKKTPEKLDNTPASPTRSPAEPNDIPIAKGTYTFDIDKWDDPNFNPFSSTSKMQESPKLPQQSYNFDPDACDGSTDPFKTCSKTPSSPSKSPASFEIPASAIEANGVDGDGLNKPAKKKKTPLKTDTFRVKKSPKRSPLSDPPSQDPTPVATPETPPVISAVVHATDEEKLAVTNQKWTCMTVDLEADKQDYPQPSDLSTFVNETKFSSPTEELDYRNSYEIEYMEKIGSSLPQDDDAPKKQALYLMFDTSQESPVKSPPVRMSESPTPCSGSSFEETEALVNAGAKIQHPVARGLAPNQEPHLQVPEKSSQKELEAMALGTASEVIEITAPEGSFASADALLSRLAHPASLCGALDYLEPDLAEKNPPVFAQKLQEELEFAIMRIEALKLARQITLAARSRQDTKREAAHPTDVTISKTALYSRLGTAEVEKPTGLLFQQPDLDSALQIARAEIITKEREVSDWKDKYEESRREVMEMRKIVAEYEKTIAQMIEDEQREKSVSHQTVQQLVLEKEQALADLNSVEKSLADLFRRYEKMKEVLEGFRKNEEVLKKCAQEYLSRVKKEEQRYQALKVHAEEKLDRANAEIAQVRGKAQQEQAAYQASLRKEQLRVDALERTLEQKNKEIEELTKICDELIAKMGKS